Proteins encoded together in one Halorubellus sp. JP-L1 window:
- a CDS encoding ATP synthase subunit B yields MKEYQTITEISGPLVFAEVDEDIGYDEIVEIETPNGDTRRGQVLESNKGLVAIQVFEGTSGIDMDSSVRFLGETMKMPVTEDLLGRVLDGSGNPIDGGPDIVPEERRDIVGEAINPYAREYPEEFIQTGVSGIDGMNTLVRGQKLPIFSGSGLPHNDLALQIARQATVPEESEGGDGDDEESEFAVIFGAMGITQEEANEFMADFERTGALERSVVFMNLADDPAVERTVTPRLALTTAEYLAFEHGYHTLVILTDMTNYCEALREIGAAREEVPGRRGYPGYMYTDLAQIYERAGRIKGVEGSITQIPILTMPGDDDTHPIPDLTGYITEGQIVMDRDLNSQGLKPPVNVLPSLSRLMDDGIGEGFTREDHADVSDQMYAAYAEGEDLRDLVNIVGREALSDLDNKYLDFADRFEAEFVDQDFDTDRSIDETLDIGWDLLSMLPSDQLNRVDEELIDEYYKEDVGEEVAAD; encoded by the coding sequence ATGAAGGAATATCAAACGATTACGGAGATCTCGGGGCCGCTCGTGTTCGCCGAGGTCGACGAAGACATCGGGTACGACGAGATCGTCGAGATCGAGACGCCCAACGGCGACACGCGTCGTGGCCAGGTGCTGGAATCCAACAAGGGCCTGGTCGCGATTCAGGTCTTCGAGGGGACGTCAGGTATCGACATGGATTCGTCCGTCCGCTTCCTGGGCGAGACGATGAAGATGCCCGTCACCGAGGACCTCCTCGGGCGGGTACTTGACGGGTCGGGGAACCCGATCGACGGCGGTCCCGACATCGTTCCGGAGGAGCGCCGGGACATCGTCGGCGAGGCGATCAACCCGTACGCTCGCGAGTACCCCGAGGAGTTCATCCAGACGGGCGTCTCGGGCATCGACGGGATGAACACGCTCGTTCGCGGCCAGAAGCTCCCGATCTTCTCCGGGTCGGGGCTGCCGCACAACGACCTCGCCTTGCAGATCGCGCGCCAGGCGACGGTCCCGGAGGAGTCCGAGGGTGGCGACGGCGACGACGAGGAGTCGGAGTTCGCGGTGATCTTCGGCGCGATGGGGATCACGCAGGAGGAGGCCAACGAGTTCATGGCCGACTTCGAGCGCACGGGCGCACTCGAGCGCTCGGTGGTCTTCATGAACCTCGCGGACGACCCCGCAGTCGAGCGGACGGTCACGCCGCGACTCGCGTTGACGACCGCGGAGTACCTCGCGTTCGAGCACGGCTATCACACGCTCGTGATCCTCACGGACATGACGAACTACTGTGAGGCGCTGCGCGAGATCGGTGCGGCGCGCGAGGAGGTCCCGGGTCGCCGTGGCTACCCCGGGTACATGTACACGGACCTGGCGCAGATCTACGAGCGTGCGGGTCGCATCAAGGGCGTCGAGGGCTCGATCACGCAGATCCCGATCCTGACGATGCCCGGCGACGACGACACGCACCCGATCCCGGACCTGACGGGGTACATCACGGAGGGCCAGATCGTGATGGACCGCGACCTGAACAGTCAGGGATTGAAGCCGCCGGTGAACGTCCTGCCGAGTCTGTCGCGACTGATGGACGACGGGATCGGCGAGGGCTTCACGCGCGAGGACCACGCGGACGTCTCCGACCAGATGTACGCGGCGTACGCGGAGGGCGAGGACCTCCGCGACCTCGTGAACATCGTCGGCCGGGAGGCGCTCAGCGACCTCGACAACAAGTACCTGGACTTCGCGGACCGCTTCGAGGCGGAGTTCGTCGACCAGGACTTCGACACGGACCGCTCCATCGACGAGACGCTCGACATCGGGTGGGACCTCCTCTCGATGCTTCCGAGCGACCAGCTGAACCGCGTCGACGAGG